The DNA window GGAGCGAATTTTGTCTAGATTTTACCTTCAGGaggtctagaaatcttatcaaatgaacctctttttcttccaagagTTCAGAGATACAGAAATTCCCTCTCTTCGAAAATGAACTGAGCTACAAATAAGCTTGGGACtcacaggataacgataatcctCATTCCCATCACTGTTGAAAGTTGGCTGTTTCGTTTTTGAcggaaattttcatatttgaagGTATTATTATAGATGCATACTTCTCTCGTAATTCACGTGATTATTTCCCTTACTTCTGCCACAGTTACAAATTTGAGGTCATATCACATCAGAAATTTTGCAGTGGATCTGATCCTCCAAAACAATCTATTACCTCGAGAATTACATCTCAGCCGATAGCCTAGCGCATGAGTAAGCGATAGGTAAGCAGAGGCAGTTATTTAGGTATTTACGAAGGTGAATCTCTCTTCACCTTCGCTAATTCCTCTGCCGAGGCACGATCGCGGTGTAAAGAAGGTTCGGGCAGATTTTCGACCATGTCGCTCAAAAATCTGCCCGGACCCTCTTTACATGCATCCCTCTAGCATCAGTAATCATTGCAGCTCACGATGTTCCCgcctcgatctcaaccgctagctcctACGCGCCGCTACGACAAGTGCCGCAGATGCAACgagctccatgtcgttttcatcCGACTACACCTCATCAGTAGATTTAATGAAACTTCAATTATCATGCTCATAACTGCAGTCTAATTAGTTGTATTCTGACACATCATTCACAATCTTTAGAGGGAAATACTGAAATGTATGTAATTTCATCTTCCTCATTTAATCTGCACTCCAAACCTCTACACATCTTTGTCGAGTCGATACCTATTTTCTGACACATATTCACggagaaaaacactgagaTACAGAGGTAATGGCATAGTTGCAGCGTGAAACAATGAATGAGggtcaaaaatccaaaaaattggTGCGAAATCGAGTGTTTCAAGTAGTACGGATCCATTGGTCCAGATTATAAGGCCTATCAACATGCGATCGGAACGCGATAGTCGACTGAAACGCTTCCATCGAAAAGTGATATAAAGTAGATACATAGCAGTAGTTAGCAGTGAAACGCCTATGCAGCAACGCATGTTGTACCCGTAGTCGAAGTGctgctaaaataaaaaaagcattaaCTGGCGTTATTacgcatattttttttcttctctacttcATCTTCCAATTCTCAATTACCCATCTTTTTCGATAACTTTTGTCCATTTTGATGAGAATTTCATAATTCCGCAATTGGAAAAGTCCTCATTGGCAAAAAAACGTGACTATCTCATTCTCACAAGCCTCTCTTCAGCCCAGCTTTGTAtcatcaaagaaatttttgcaaatgcttgaaaaagtgataatCACTTGAGATAGGTCGGGACTATACGACGGGTGCGGTACAACCACCCATTCAGGCTCTCGGAGCTTCTAACCCTTCGTTAAGGATGTGTGCAGCCTGGCGCTATCTTAATGGAACACAACATGTTTCCTATTGGCCAATTCTGGCCGGTTCTGGTCGATCGCTTGCTTCAATCTAGTAAGTTGTTCACAGCAGAGGTCCCAATTAAGAGTTTGGCCTGATGGGAGGAGCTCGTAGTGAATGATTCCCTTTCAATCCTATCAAACACACCGCGAAACCTCTTCGGGCGCTTGGTGATCGTTTGGGCTGGCTCACCGCGATCGGACCACAATCTTTTCCGGTTTTTGTTTCCACAtgttatccatttttttatcgCCAGAACCATCCGCTCCAAAAATGGGTCGATTTCGCTAAGCAAAGAATGGAGCAAATGCAAGCAAGCAATCCCAGGCATCAATTCGGTCCAAAAGATTTGGAtattcgttggagtatacctatatcgggtcgtagattatgaacacagaggtggttccgctcacctctccttGCATTAATGTAAGCGGACTACTACGGAATGCGGTTCTTTACGACGCCCTCtactgcaacgctccacccttgcGCCTCACCCTTGCCTGCgactcgtcgaaaacccattcggacggtGCGATAGgcaattcttttcattcgacgaatcgcaggcgggggcgcggcgcaaaggtggcgcgttgcaatagaggacgtcgtgaCGAATGAATTCGACGAATCGAATTCCGAAGCCGTATGTTTACAATGAtggagggagagatgagcagaactactcctgtattcataatctacgacccgatataggtatactcgaACGAAAACGTTGTGCAATGCCTTTAAGCTCTTGTACCTCATATATCCTCGCAATTTCAGGCAGGGCCCCTTTCTTATgatttgtgtgtttttttgcCGCGGATGGCACTATGCTCATCGAAACCCCTAATTGCATCCCCACCTTGTTTAGCAAATAGCATGGGATAGGAGTTCACGTTCTTTCTGCGCTTGATTACAACTCTGCGTTCGTTTCAAGAACACAGAAGTGACCCAGCAAAACCAGAGGTTCTTGACATCACAAAAGAATATATTCAGCTCTGTATTCATTCCAATGAAATACCCACTCACCGTCATATGATAAACATGCCTTGTAAACCATAAGAGCAAAAAAGAGCCGTAGAGAGTGGatctgaaaacaaaacattttgctGACTCAGCGACTTCAACGTTTTGTATTCGTAATAGCTGGAAACATACAATCTAGATCGGCTTGTGATTCCAATAAACCATGATTGGGTGAAACAGAATGAGACGTACGACGCAGAAAGTATGAAAGCAAACGCAGAAAAATAATCGAGGTACTCGGTAACCCAACAATCTCGGGCGTGGAACAAAGCCGAGCATATCCTATAAGCACATGTGCGTAGTATGCATAGTACATGCACATATAGATAGGAAGGGAAAAAACCGGTGTGAATACTTAGGAGTGAGTGATCTAGGTGTAGCTTACAGCATTAGTATTTCCATATGGGTTCACATCACCGTCAAATCTCCGGAAAAAACCTTCAACTGTTCTCGAAAGTATCACATAGAGATATTTACTCAAAATATTGTGGAATTGGTTT is part of the Necator americanus strain Aroian chromosome V, whole genome shotgun sequence genome and encodes:
- a CDS encoding hypothetical protein (NECATOR_CHRV.G18665.T2), producing the protein MLPSYVCSYAADFHCTQALFLDIGYMHMVFAYYVIVITVLIRTTSSSVGDSSSYYRSCTDNCRDAHSCPQRFDSCSWTSGSCFRCRYECMWKTVDLFMEHRGFAPQFHGKWPFVAVELPFLGMFDIVIQEPASFVFSLMNFYSLWLFYQQVKLIDQLESREAWRIYTFTGLVTWICSALFHARDCWVTEYLDYFSAFAFILSASYVSFCFTQSWFIGITSRSRLSTLYGSFLLLWFTRHVYHMTQHFDYGYNMRCCIGVSLLTTAMYLLYITFRWKRFSRLSRSDRMLIGLIIWTNGSVLLETLDFAPIFWIFDPHSLFHAATMPLPLYLSVFLREYVSENRYRLDKDV
- a CDS encoding hypothetical protein (NECATOR_CHRV.G18665.T1): MLFRLSPENSTFSPMPLTGYMHMVFAYYVIVITVLIRTTSSSVGDSSSYYRSCTDNCRDAHSCPQRFDSCSWTSGSCFRCRYECMWKTVDLFMEHRGFAPQFHGKWPFVAVELPFLGMFDIVIQEPASFVFSLMNFYSLWLFYQQVKLIDQLESREAWRIYTFTGLVTWICSALFHARDCWVTEYLDYFSAFAFILSASYVSFCFTQSWFIGITSRSRLSTLYGSFLLLWFTRHVYHMTQHFDYGYNMRCCIGVSLLTTAMYLLYITFRWKRFSRLSRSDRMLIGLIIWTNGSVLLETLDFAPIFWIFDPHSLFHAATMPLPLYLSVFLREYVSENRYRLDKDV